The following proteins are co-located in the Haloplanus sp. HW8-1 genome:
- the cdd gene encoding cytidine deaminase encodes MTDTLVERARDALDTAYVPYSEYRVGAAIRTTDGTVFTGSNIENANYSNSLHAEEVALASAVTDGHRTFDRLAVTSGARDGVTPCGMCRQTLAEFCDDDLRVVCDEGDGTTSEYTLGELLPSTIGPETLEAAKRSGE; translated from the coding sequence GTGACCGACACCCTCGTCGAACGCGCCCGTGACGCCCTCGATACGGCGTACGTCCCGTACTCGGAGTATCGAGTGGGTGCCGCGATCCGAACCACCGACGGCACCGTCTTCACCGGCAGTAACATCGAAAACGCCAACTACAGCAACAGCCTCCACGCCGAAGAGGTAGCCCTCGCGTCGGCCGTCACGGACGGCCACCGCACGTTCGACCGTCTCGCCGTGACCTCGGGCGCACGCGACGGGGTCACGCCCTGCGGGATGTGTCGCCAGACCCTCGCGGAGTTCTGTGACGACGACCTGCGGGTGGTCTGTGACGAGGGCGACGGGACGACGAGCGAGTACACCCTCGGCGAACTGCTCCCGTCGACCATCGGTCCGGAGACGCTCGAAGCAGCCAAACGTAGTGGAGAATGA
- a CDS encoding GNAT family N-acetyltransferase yields the protein MYVRDAKNRDEAWLLDHIEEMALDDAAFRSRDYVIAVDEETNERAGFGRVRIHKTDAGDYCELTGVGVLPAWRGQGVGAHVVERLVETAAAEGFETVYSVTDQPNYLARFGFDPVESSTLPERMAERVTAKREAVQPDAVATALDVDEFVMPGRLREAFKNATPGAEGEESPEADAEDFGIDPESATYKYDTGR from the coding sequence ATGTACGTCCGGGATGCCAAGAACCGAGACGAGGCCTGGTTGCTCGACCACATCGAGGAGATGGCCCTCGACGACGCCGCCTTCCGGTCCCGGGATTACGTCATCGCGGTGGACGAAGAGACGAACGAGCGGGCGGGGTTCGGCCGGGTTCGCATCCACAAGACCGACGCCGGCGACTACTGTGAACTCACCGGCGTCGGCGTCCTGCCCGCGTGGCGCGGGCAGGGCGTCGGCGCCCACGTCGTCGAGCGCCTCGTCGAGACGGCGGCCGCCGAGGGGTTCGAGACTGTCTACTCGGTGACCGACCAGCCCAACTATCTGGCGCGGTTCGGCTTCGACCCCGTCGAATCGAGTACGCTTCCGGAGCGGATGGCCGAGCGGGTGACGGCAAAGCGGGAGGCAGTTCAGCCCGACGCCGTCGCGACGGCCCTGGACGTCGACGAGTTCGTGATGCCAGGCCGGCTTCGGGAGGCGTTCAAGAACGCGACCCCCGGCGCGGAAGGGGAGGAGTCCCCGGAGGCCGACGCCGAGGATTTCGGCATCGACCCGGAGAGTGCGACCTACAAGTACGACACCGGTCGCTAG
- a CDS encoding metal-dependent hydrolase — MMLPTHAIAGMLLALPAALAMPEFGSVALGAGFLGGVLPDLDMYVGHRETLHYPVYYAAVGVASLPVTLLIPSATTVGLTALLLAAAAHSVADVFGGGLELRPWEATSRRAVYDHYHGRWIAPRRGVGYDGSPTDLLLTVLLAAPLLAVVGPPYRWLVAGALVVAIVYASVRRTLPTVAEHLVSSLPAWTTPYLPARYRARHAPADE, encoded by the coding sequence ATGATGTTGCCGACACACGCCATCGCCGGGATGCTGTTGGCTCTGCCGGCGGCACTCGCCATGCCCGAGTTCGGGAGTGTCGCACTCGGAGCGGGCTTTCTCGGCGGCGTCCTGCCCGATCTGGACATGTACGTCGGCCACCGCGAGACGCTGCACTATCCGGTCTACTACGCGGCCGTCGGCGTGGCGAGTCTACCCGTAACGCTGCTGATTCCGTCGGCGACGACTGTCGGCCTCACGGCACTCTTGCTCGCTGCGGCGGCCCACAGCGTCGCCGATGTCTTCGGCGGCGGGTTGGAACTCCGGCCATGGGAGGCTACGTCGCGACGTGCCGTCTACGACCACTACCATGGCCGCTGGATCGCACCACGACGGGGCGTCGGATACGACGGATCGCCGACCGACCTCCTGTTGACTGTTCTGCTCGCCGCACCCTTGCTCGCCGTCGTCGGTCCGCCGTACCGGTGGCTCGTCGCCGGCGCACTCGTCGTGGCGATCGTCTACGCATCCGTCCGTCGTACCCTCCCGACGGTCGCGGAACACCTCGTATCGTCGCTTCCAGC